From the genome of Candidatus Liberimonas magnetica, one region includes:
- the rpsL gene encoding 30S ribosomal protein S12, with protein MPTINQLIKIGRTKDTRKTKCPALKGCPQRRGVCTRVYTTTPKKPNSALRKVARVKLTSGYEVTAYIPGVGHNLQEHSIVMIRGGRVKDLPGVRYHILRGKLDATGVDGRKQGRSKYGAKKPKAGAAPSAPAA; from the coding sequence ATGCCAACAATAAATCAATTAATCAAGATCGGAAGGACAAAGGACACAAGAAAGACAAAGTGTCCGGCATTAAAAGGATGCCCGCAAAGGCGCGGTGTTTGTACAAGAGTATATACGACAACGCCGAAGAAGCCGAACTCAGCGCTTCGCAAGGTCGCAAGAGTAAAACTTACTTCAGGCTATGAGGTTACGGCATATATCCCGGGCGTAGGCCACAACCTGCAGGAGCATTCAATTGTAATGATAAGAGGCGGAAGAGTAAAAGACCTTCCCGGTGTCCGTTACCATATCCTTCGAGGCAAACTTGATGCCACGGGTGTTGACGGCAGGAAACAGGGAAGATCAAAATACGGTGCGAAAAAGCCAAAAGCAGGTGCAGCGCCTTCAGCACCGGCAGCATAA